The window TGGATTCATTCGAACACATCTGTGTTCAATATTGCCTAGATATTGCCTAGATATTGGCTAGCATTTTATCTGGTGTCCAAAATATCGGCGCAAGATGCCTGTTGGTGATGCAGAAATACGACTCAAAGAACTTTTATACGAGAAAGCTGATGAAATCGATGTTCAGATTGCGAAGCTTGAGATCATGCCGAATCACGTTCACGCCTTTGTCAAAACGCGGCCAATCCTACGACTTTTGTCGTGGGAGCATGTCAAGAAGATGGGTTGTGTTCGCGTGTGGGGACGGGAATGCGACTTGATAAAATGCGCTTGAATAAAATGCACTTGAATAAAATGCACTTAAATGGAATCGACGTCAACTACTACGACAAAGGTTCGGGGGACGCGGTTTTGTTTTTACACGGCTGGGGGTCCGATTTTTCGGTGCTCCTGCCTTTTTTGGATCGCCTGGCGGCTGAGCGGAGAGTTTGCGCGCCCAATTTGCCCGGCTTCGGAGGAAGCGGGGAACCACCCGTTCCCTGGGGAGTGGATGATTACGCAGACTTCGCCATCGCCTTTTTGAAAAAACTGGGAATCGAGGCCGCGGACTTGATTGGACATTCCCACGGAGGAAGGATCATCATCAAGCTGACAAGCCGGAGCCCTCTTCCCTTTCGTGTCTCGAAGGCGCTGCTGGTGGGCAGCGCAGGCATCAGACCCCAAAAGACAGCGAAGCGACAGCTCCGCCTGGTTCTCTATAAAACCGTCAAAAGCTTTTTATCGCTACCTTTTTTGAAAAAGACATTCCCCGGCCTTCTCGAAAGCTGGTGGCGCAAAAACGCCTCGTCCGACTATCGCAACGCGTCCCCTCGGATGCGCGAGTGTTTCGTGAAGATCGTGAACGAGGACCTGACTCCCTTTCTCTCCTCCATCGCCTGCCCTACCCTTCTGATCTGGGGGGAGAATGACCGAGAAACACCCATCGACAACGGAAAACTTATGGAGCGCCTCATCCCTGACGCCGGCCTGGTCGAGTTGAAAAACGCCGGCCATTATCCTTTTCTGGATCAACCTTTCGTGTTTGGCAAGGTGCTCGATTCTTTTTTCAAGCTAAAAGGTGGAACACCATGATCGCCGTTGGTTATAGGGAAATTTTGTCTCTCGTTTTTCTGTGCGCCCATTGCGTTTCCACTCTACGCTGGTTGCACATGTTTCAACTGAACTCCTATAAAGTTGGAGTTCAGCTTCGATGGCTTGCTCAAAACAAAAGATATTGGTTACAAGACAATGGGATAGCGCTTTGTGTTTTTCCCTTCTCATTCCTGGTCTCATTCCTGGTCTCATTCCTGGCTCCGGATGGCGCTTCGCTAGCCTCTTGGGCCTTCATTCTGCTGTTCGCGGGGCAGTGTTGGCGCAACCGACCTTGCCGGATGAAGATGAAAAAACCTCTGGTCTACACGAACCGCATCAAGAGGATGCTGGCGACATACACGATTTTAGTTTTGGGAACCGTGTTTCTTGCTTTTCGAGCTGGAAGCCTCGAAATTCAGGCAACTGAGCTTGCCGTCGCTCACCTCCTCGCGCCGGGCTTTATCCTACTGGCCAACGGAATCAACGCGCCTCTCGAAAAAGCGATCAACCATCGATACGTGGAGGACGTGAGACGAAAACTCCGTGAACACCCCGGTCTTATGGTCCTGGGAGTGACAGGGAGTTATGGTAAGACGAGTACGAAGTCCTTCCTACATCAGCTATTGTCATCCAAATACGATGTTCTGACGACGCCGGAGAACTTCAACACGACGCTGGGGGTCGTAAGAACATTGCGCGAGAGGCTGAAACCCTATCACGAACTCTTCGTCTGCGAAATGGGGGCGAGAAACGTGGGGGACATCCGAGAAATTTGCGACCTGGCGCGACCCACTCACGGAGTGATCACCTCAATCGGCCCTCAGCATCTGGAGTCTTTCAAAACTTTGGAAAACATCGTCAAAACAAAGTTCGAGTTGGTCGATTCCTTGCCCAAAGACGGAGCAGCGTTTTTGAACCTGAACGACGAGCGCGTCCGAGCCGAGGCGTCTCGCCTCGATGAAAGCGGGTGTAAGACCGTCACCTACGGTTTTTCTGACAGCTGTGATTATCAGGCACGGGATATGAAGGTCTCGGTGGAAGGATCTTCCTTTTCAGTAAAGTTGCCCGACTCCACGGAGATGAGGATCGAGACGAGTCTGATCGGTGTCCACAACATCACCAACGTGCTTGCCGCTATAGCTGTAGCGGATTTCATGGGGGTCGATCGAAGGGATATCATCGTCGGAGCGAGCAGGCTGAAGGGAGTTCCTCAC of the Synergistaceae bacterium genome contains:
- a CDS encoding alpha/beta hydrolase, coding for MGACQEDGLCSRVGTGMRLDKMRLNKMHLNKMHLNGIDVNYYDKGSGDAVLFLHGWGSDFSVLLPFLDRLAAERRVCAPNLPGFGGSGEPPVPWGVDDYADFAIAFLKKLGIEAADLIGHSHGGRIIIKLTSRSPLPFRVSKALLVGSAGIRPQKTAKRQLRLVLYKTVKSFLSLPFLKKTFPGLLESWWRKNASSDYRNASPRMRECFVKIVNEDLTPFLSSIACPTLLIWGENDRETPIDNGKLMERLIPDAGLVELKNAGHYPFLDQPFVFGKVLDSFFKLKGGTP
- a CDS encoding transposase; translated protein: MWCPKYRRKMPVGDAEIRLKELLYEKADEIDVQIAKLEIMPNHVHAFVKTRPILRLLSWEHVKKMGCVRVWGRECDLIKCA